From uncultured Pseudodesulfovibrio sp.:
CTCCAAGGGCGTACTGGCGACCAAGGAAAGTCCGTGCCTTCATGTGAATTTCGTTATGGATGTGGTGCCTGACTGTGACTGTGTGGGCTTTACTGATGCTCCCATTTGTCCGGATATCGGTGTTTTGGTGAGCTTTGATCCTGTGGCTGTTGATCAGGCCTCTATGGATTTAGTGAATGAGGCCCAACCGCTTTATCCCAGCCAGCTGCCTTTTGGAGTCACGCCGGGCCAGAATAAGTTTTTGTCGATCCATCAACATGTCCCGGAGGCGTTCGGCCTCGACTATGCGGAAGAGATTGGCCTTGGCTCACGTGAATATGAGCTGATTAATCTTTAGAGAATACAGCGTAAGACAAGGGCGGGAGCTTATATCAAGCTCCCGCCCTTTGTTGTTTTGGAGTTAGAAGCGTTCGAACTCGTCACTGTCATCCATATTGAGGTCCATGCCACTGGACGCTGGTTTGGTCGGTGCGGCAGCGATTTGTTGTTGTGGCTGTCGTTTTACAACAGGGCGTTGGGGGGCTTGATGCGACGATGTCCCCAGCCTGAAGAAACTGATGGCTTGTTGCAGGTGCGCACTTTCGCTGGCCAGACTTTCAGATGTGGAGGCCACTTCCTCGGAAGAAGAGGCGTTTTGCTGAATGATATGGTCGAGCTGCTGGATGGCGGCGTTGATTTGTTCGACGCCAGCACTTTGTTCGTTGGAAGCAGCGGTGATTTCCTGAATGAGCTGAGCCGTTTCCTGAATGTCCGGCACTAACTGGTCGAGTTTTCCACCCGCTTCTTCGGCCACTTGAACCGTGGAGGAGGAGAGCTCGCTGATTTCGGAGGCGGCCAGACCGCTGCGTTCCGCAAGCTTGCGTACTTCTGCGGCGACAACGGCAAATCCTTTGCCGTGTTCTCCTGCCCGTGCAGCTTCAATGGCAGCGTTCAGTGCCAGCAGGTTGGTTTGACGGGCAATATCTTCGATGACCGAAATTTTTTCGGCGATATCGGTCATGGCATGCATGGCCTGAGATACGGCTTTGCCGCTTTCTTCGGCATTTAGAGCAGCCTTTGAAGCTATTTTTTCGGTTTTGCTGGCGTTTTCTGCGTTTCCTTGAATGTTGGAAGCCATTTCTTCCATGGATGAGGAAACTTCTTCCACGCTGGCCGCCTGCTCGGATGCACCTTCTGCCATACTTTGGGAGGAAGCTGCCAATTCCTCGCTACCAGACGCTACGTTTTCCGTGGCGGAACTGACGTTGCCGATGACGTTTCTGAGTTGGTTTGTCATGGTCCGCAGGGCGTTTGCCAGTGTACCGATTTCATCTTTTTGATCAACATCGATATCTTTGGTCAGGTCGCCTTCAGACAGGCTCTTGGCCAGTGAGATTCCTTTGAGAACCGGCTTGGTGATGACGTTGGCGATAACCAGAAGCACCACGAAGAGGATAACCACGGCAATGACGGCCATGATGATGGATGTGTAGGCAAAGGAGTCTGCCTGTTCACGGACTTTGTCCATGGGAATGACAACTGCCAAACTCCAAGGCTCACCGGTGCGTCCTATGGAGATGGGGGCGAGAGTAACGTACCAATCACCTTCGGCGTTCACGGTTTCATATGAAAAGTCTTTGCCCATTTTAGCAGCATTGGCCACGCTGTTTGCGTGTTTTGCATCCATAAAGTCACTGACATTCTTGCCCATCTTGTCGGTATCCGGGTGACCTACGATGGTACCTTTATTTGTCATGAGGAATGCGTAGCCAGTATCGAAAGGTTTAATTTCTTTAACGACTTTTTGTAAGTCATTGAGGTAGAAGTCAACACCGACAATACCGATATTCTTACCGTTCTTTTTGACTGGATGCCCTGTGGAAGCAAGCCAGAATTTTTTCCCGTCAACTTCCCAAGGGTATGGCTCTGTGATGGTTTCAATGGAGCCGGACATGGGTTTGGAAAACCATTCTTCATTTTCGAAGTTACCGGCACCGGCAAAGCTCGGAACAATGGCACCACCATCGCGATGATACCATGTGCGGTATGCGCCGTTGTATGTGTCCCTGTATTCTTCTTCTCGGTCATCAAAATTGCCGGGGGGAAAGGTACACCATGCGCCAGCCAGTTCGTCGTGTCGGTCAAGTACGTCAATGACAAAAGCGTCAAGGTATTCGCGATCAGGAATGGGAGTGTAATTGGCTCCCTGCTCATACGCTGCAGCCATGGTTCGAGTGGCAGTCATTGCCAGATCCATGGTTTCACCCACTTCAAGGCTGTGGCCATATGCCAACCTCTGTGCATTTTCAGTGGCTTGTTCAACGGCCATATCTTGCGCCTTGAAGGTCAGGATGACGGTGCTGGCAGTCATCACTATGAGAACGACGAAGAATGTGGGCAGCAAAATTTTGAGCTTGAGGCTCCAATCCTTGAAACGCATCTTTTCTCCTTGGATTACGTGAGGTGTTTGGTCTTTCGTAATATATCGGCAGCTATAGATCGCTACTTTATGTGAAAAGATACTGTGACAACATTATATTTTGTCCGCTGGAAGGGGGAAATAAAGGCAGGGGTAAGTCTTAGCTTGGGGGAGAATGGAAAGAGGGATTAAATCAGGTCGGCAGATGCCAGTTCGTCCATGAGCTGTGCGACATTGGAACACATGAAGTTCGGTGTGTAGTCGGTGAAGGCATCGGTGTTGGCGGCTCCACTGGTCACAGCTGCAGAAAGGGCGCCGGCTCGATGGCCTGTTTCGACATCCATGGGATGATCTCCGACCATGAGAGATTTGGTCGGGTCGGCGCCGATGACTGTGAGCGCCTGGTACAGGTGGGCGGGGTCAGGTTTGAGCTTGGATGCAACCTCACGGGGAATGAAGACACGTGTGTATTGTTCGATGTCCGGGAATACCGTTTTGACTGCCGGAGAAATATTACGAGTGATCACCCCCGCGGCAACGCCTCGTTTTGCAAGATCGGCAAGAACGGGTCTGGTAAATTCGAATAATGTACCATCTCTGGCTGCATCCAGTTCCATGGCCGTGATGACCAGTCGCCCGCGTGACAAAAATTCCATACCTTCAGCCCGGTCACGCTTCATGACCTGACTGGAGAGGTCTTCCAACCACTCGAGTGCGGGTCTGGAGTTTGGTACAGGCCGTTCGTCCATGAAGACTTCGCCAAGCGCGGCGATTTTGGTTTTCATCCAGTCGAAGTCCAGAGGAACATCAGCCAAAGTGCCGTCAAAATCGAAAATTATGGCGTCAAGTTTGCCCATGCGTGAGACCTATGTCTTTTGCGCGAGTTTCCGCAAGGTGTTCAGATTGAGGACATCATCCTGCAAGTCTTTGTCTTTGGGAGTCTCAAGAGTTTTGGGTACATCAGCAAAACGGGAATCCTGCATGAGGTTGCGGAAGCCGTCCAATCCAATGGTCCCTTTGCCTATATGCTCGTGTCGATCCTTGTGCGAATTGAATTCGTTTTTGGTATCGTTCATGTGGAAGAACTTGAGTCGATCCAACCCGATGATGTCGTCGAAAGTGTTGAAGGTGGCCGTGTAGGCTTCAGGTGTGCGGATGTCGTATCCGGCGGCGAAAGTGTGACATGTGTCATAACAGACGCCGAGGCGGTCAGGGTATTTGGATAACTGGATGATGGAGGCCAGTTCTTCGAACGTCGAGCCGAGATTGGTTCCTTGGCCTGCCGTGGTTTCAAGCAGGACCATGGCTGTTTCCGTGCCGGATTGTTCGATAGCAATATCCAGATTGGCTACATATCGTGCAATCCCCATTTCAACGCCGTCGCCCAGATGTGATCCGGGATGCGTCACCAGCCAAGGGATGGACAGTGCCTCAACGCGTCGCAGTTCTTCGGCAAACCCCAAAATGGAGCGGTTGACCTGTTCCGGCTTATTGGATGCGAGGTTGATAAGGTATGAGTCATGCGCCGCAATAGGGTAATTCCCCCATTGCTCCCATGCCACGGTAAAAAGCTCAATGTCATACCCGGTCAGCGGCGGAAACTTCCATTGCCGCTGGTTCCGGGTAAATATCTGCAACGCGGCGCCACCGACCATGCCAATGCGTTCGAAGGCCATGTGTAGGCCTCCGGCGATGGACATATGGGCTCCGAGGTACATGATCTTTAGGAAATCCAGCCGCTCAGTGCGTCAACGATCTTTTGGGCTTGGGCCTGACTGGAAATGTTGAATTTGGATTTGGGGCGGTAGGTGCCGTCGACTTTCTGATAACGACGGATGGTGAATTTTTCCGGGCCGTACTCGCCTTTTGCGCGATTGAGTTCTTGATATCGGAAGACAATGGTGGTCCATGCGCCCTTAGACAGAATGACCTTGTCCAACTCTTTTACAATGAGTTGGTTGTCTTCGGAATAATTGATAGTAATTTCGTCCACGTTGGATGCCATGATGCACTCCTTAAATATATGTCGTCTACCCGATCCGGGCAGCAGGGGCTTACCCATACATATGTCGATGGCAGATGGCAACCCCCGGATTCCAAGGGTTCCCGGCTGCTATACGTCCGCTGGCGGGGGTATCAACTACGCTGTTTGGCTTGGTGTGCTTTGGAATGGTTAATGATAACTGGTTCTCGTAAGTGAAATTTTGCACATCGAAAATTATGCATGAAAATTTGCAGGAAGGGTGTTTTTGAACGCTTGGAGTGATGAAGAAAACAGTTTTAGCTGCTTTTAAGGAGTTCTTAGAGAAATAACAGCAATGAAAGAGCCATGACGGCCATCCCCGCGATGAGTCCGTATACCGATAGATGGTGCTCACCGAATTCTTCGGCGGCAGGGAGGAGTTCATCAAAGGAGATGAAGACCATGATCCCGGCCACTCCTGCAAACAGGACGCCGAAGAGTGTGGGAGAAAAGAACGGCATCAGCACGAGGTACCCAATGAGTGCTCCCACAGGTTCGGACAGGCCGGACAGGAAAGAGTAGAGAAATGCTTTTTTACGATCACCGGTTGCGTAGTATAGGGGAATGGACACGGCAATTCCCTCAGGAATGTTGTGGATGGCGATAGCCACGGCAATAGCCATGCCCAGAGCTGGATCAGTCAATGCTGCGGTAAATGTTGCAAGGCCTTCGGGAAAGTTGTGGATGGCGATGGCTATTGCTGCAAAAATGCCGGTTCTTCTGAGTTTGTCGAAGTTGTGTGTTTCATCCTTGGGCAAATTTTCCTTGCCTTGATCCATCTCTTCGATGGAGTGCATTTCGTGTGGGTTTTCATAACTGGGTACGAGTTTGTCGATGATGGCAATAAAGGCGA
This genomic window contains:
- a CDS encoding methyl-accepting chemotaxis protein; protein product: MRFKDWSLKLKILLPTFFVVLIVMTASTVILTFKAQDMAVEQATENAQRLAYGHSLEVGETMDLAMTATRTMAAAYEQGANYTPIPDREYLDAFVIDVLDRHDELAGAWCTFPPGNFDDREEEYRDTYNGAYRTWYHRDGGAIVPSFAGAGNFENEEWFSKPMSGSIETITEPYPWEVDGKKFWLASTGHPVKKNGKNIGIVGVDFYLNDLQKVVKEIKPFDTGYAFLMTNKGTIVGHPDTDKMGKNVSDFMDAKHANSVANAAKMGKDFSYETVNAEGDWYVTLAPISIGRTGEPWSLAVVIPMDKVREQADSFAYTSIIMAVIAVVILFVVLLVIANVITKPVLKGISLAKSLSEGDLTKDIDVDQKDEIGTLANALRTMTNQLRNVIGNVSSATENVASGSEELAASSQSMAEGASEQAASVEEVSSSMEEMASNIQGNAENASKTEKIASKAALNAEESGKAVSQAMHAMTDIAEKISVIEDIARQTNLLALNAAIEAARAGEHGKGFAVVAAEVRKLAERSGLAASEISELSSSTVQVAEEAGGKLDQLVPDIQETAQLIQEITAASNEQSAGVEQINAAIQQLDHIIQQNASSSEEVASTSESLASESAHLQQAISFFRLGTSSHQAPQRPVVKRQPQQQIAAAPTKPASSGMDLNMDDSDEFERF
- a CDS encoding HAD hydrolase-like protein, coding for MGKLDAIIFDFDGTLADVPLDFDWMKTKIAALGEVFMDERPVPNSRPALEWLEDLSSQVMKRDRAEGMEFLSRGRLVITAMELDAARDGTLFEFTRPVLADLAKRGVAAGVITRNISPAVKTVFPDIEQYTRVFIPREVASKLKPDPAHLYQALTVIGADPTKSLMVGDHPMDVETGHRAGALSAAVTSGAANTDAFTDYTPNFMCSNVAQLMDELASADLI
- a CDS encoding deoxyribonuclease IV; the protein is MYLGAHMSIAGGLHMAFERIGMVGGAALQIFTRNQRQWKFPPLTGYDIELFTVAWEQWGNYPIAAHDSYLINLASNKPEQVNRSILGFAEELRRVEALSIPWLVTHPGSHLGDGVEMGIARYVANLDIAIEQSGTETAMVLLETTAGQGTNLGSTFEELASIIQLSKYPDRLGVCYDTCHTFAAGYDIRTPEAYTATFNTFDDIIGLDRLKFFHMNDTKNEFNSHKDRHEHIGKGTIGLDGFRNLMQDSRFADVPKTLETPKDKDLQDDVLNLNTLRKLAQKT
- the zupT gene encoding zinc transporter ZupT, with amino-acid sequence MDTQTVLFAFGLTVFAGLSTGIGSAIAFFARQTNTKFLSLALGFSAGVMIYVSFVEIMVKAKDALTTELGEVTASWVTVLSFFGGIAFIAIIDKLVPSYENPHEMHSIEEMDQGKENLPKDETHNFDKLRRTGIFAAIAIAIHNFPEGLATFTAALTDPALGMAIAVAIAIHNIPEGIAVSIPLYYATGDRKKAFLYSFLSGLSEPVGALIGYLVLMPFFSPTLFGVLFAGVAGIMVFISFDELLPAAEEFGEHHLSVYGLIAGMAVMALSLLLFL